One part of the Dioscorea cayenensis subsp. rotundata cultivar TDr96_F1 chromosome 2, TDr96_F1_v2_PseudoChromosome.rev07_lg8_w22 25.fasta, whole genome shotgun sequence genome encodes these proteins:
- the LOC120272518 gene encoding uncharacterized mitochondrial protein AtMg00810-like, which produces MGSSVEMLSEFKEKMLRTFEMTDLGCLRYFLGLEVVQSNEGLFVSQQKYAEDLLKKTGMLNCRKFSTPMNANDKLSLEDSSGKTDPVRYRKVVGSLLYRTHTRPDLVFAVGIVSRFMQSPSLHHFGTVKRILHYVAGTIGHGLMYTNSEELKLCVFTDSDWGGATDDRRSTSGWCFSLGSAAVAWSSKKQLITALSSTEAEYIAATSAACEAVWLRRLLSDFGMKFTEPTVIQCDNKSAILITQNPTMHGRTKHIDTRFHFIRDLVCNGEISVVYCSTNEQVADIFTKALPSCKFEYF; this is translated from the coding sequence ATGGGTTCCTCTGTTGAGATGCTGAGTGAATTCAAGGAGAAAATGTTGAGAACCTTTGAAATGACTGACCTTGGTTGTCTGAGATATTTCCTAGGCCTAGAAGTTGTTCAATCCAACGAAGGCCTATTTGTTTCTCAACAAAAATATGCTGAAGACTTACTCAAAAAGACTGGGATGCTGAATTGCAGAAAATTCTCAACTCCTATGAATGCAAATGATAAGCTAAGCTTGGAAGATAGTTCAGGGAAAACAGATCCAGTTCGGTATAGAAAGGTTGTAGGAAGTCTCCTCTACCGTACTCATACCAGACCTGATCTGGTATTTGCTGTTGGGATTGTCTCAAGGTTCATGCAATCACCCTCCTTGCATCATTTTGGCACTGTAAAGAGAATCCTACACTATGTTGCAGGAACAATTGGTCATGGTCTCATGTATACAAATTCTGAAGAATTGAAGCTTTGTGTCTTTACTGATAGTGACTGGGGAGGTGCAACTGATGATCGAAGAAGCACATCGGGTTGGTGCTTCTCTCTTGGGTCAGCTGCTGTGGCATggagttcaaagaaacaattgaTCACAGCTCTCTCAAGCACAGAGGCGGAATACATTGCTGCTACCTCTGCTGCTTGTGAGGCCGTGTGGCTTCGACGTTTATTATCTGACTTTGGTATGAAGTTCACTGAGCCAACGGTGATTCAATGTGACAACAAGTCTGCTATTTTGATAACTCAGAATCCTACCATGCATGGCCGCACAAAGCACATTGACACTAGGTTTCATTTCATTAGAGACTTGGTGTGCAATGGTGAGATCAGTGTGGTTTATTGTAGTACAAATGAACAAGTTGCTGATATCTTTACAAAGGCCCTTCCAAGTTgcaaatttgagtatttttag
- the LOC120272535 gene encoding uncharacterized protein LOC120272535 encodes MSTGSSNASQPNVLLFRGENYNLWSLKMKAVFRSKDLWSIVEKGVAEEPDNNRLTEIMKKDAKAVCLIQQNLDDRVLLRIIEAKTAKQAWDMLKTHYQGNTNNITVRLHSLHRELDATKMKHGEKIEDYITRVLDVVYQIKMLGEEFPDKTVVTKILRSLTPRFTNVVSSIVEAKDLNTLAIDALCGSLRSHESILNNAEEEEVVDVVALTEGEEEDEGEEGTQTSFTMPTTQDKDKNVQLFHLVEKFGHVKSQCWYRSKEANITEEAKEQDEGLLLWRSKVIQEPGKHTSNDNIRLGDGNLLQVAGIGQLMSSGYKVEFTDGECIVKEVQSNTQVARIPMTSHRLFPLEADDVLAAHVVQRDEDLSTLWHRRYGHLNKRSLNYLNEHKLVDGLPTITHIQPCEACALGKQAHRAFPKGQAYRATTPLELVHGDLVGPMQTPSYGGNLYFFLLIDDFSRHSWVYFLQYKNEALQKFKVFKLAVEKQYSTPVKAFRSDRGREFTSGAFRAFCEETGIKHQLTAPRTPRRHGVAERQIAP; translated from the exons ATGTCGACTGGTTCTTCGAATGCTTCTCAACCTAATGTTCTACTCTTCAGGGGAGAGAACTATAATCTATGGAGTTTGAAGATGAAGGCTGTCTTCAGATCAAAAGACCTATGGAGTATAGTTGAGAAGGGGGTAGCTGAAGAACCTGACAACAATCGTCTCACAGAAATCATGAAGAAAGATGCAAAAGCTGTTTGTCTGATTCAACAGAACCTGGATGATCGAGTTCTTCTTCGAATCATAGAGGCAAAAACAGCGAAGCAGGCATGGGATATGCTGAAGACTCACTATCAAGGAAACACCAACAATATCACTGTAAGACTTCACTCCTTGCATCGTGAACTCGATGCAACTAAGATGAAGCATGGAGAGAAGATTGAAGATTATATTACAAGAGTGCTTGATGTCGTCTACCAGATTAAGATGCTTGGAGAAGAGTTCCCAGACAAGACGGTGGTAACAAAGATTCTCAGAAGCTTGACCCCCAGATTCACAAATGTTGTCTCTTCCATTGTTGAAGCTAAGGACCTCAATACCCTCGCAATTGATGCTCTCTGTGGCTCACTTCGGAGCCATGAATCCATTCTGAATAATGCAG AGGAGGAAGAGGTCGTGGACGTGGTGGCTTTAACagagggagaggaagaggaCGAGGGCGAGGAAGGAACTCAGACATCTTTCACCATGCCGACAACTCAAGACAAAGACAAGAATGTGCAGTTGTTTCATCTCGTAGAAAAATTTGGACATGTTAAATCACAATGCTGGTATAGAAGTAAAGAAGCAAACATAACAGAAGAAGCAAAGGAGCAAGATGAAGGTCTTCTTTTATG GCGATCGAAGGTTATTCAAGAACCTGGAAAGCACACCTCAAATGATAACATCCGACTTGGAGATGGCAACTTACTTCAGGTTGCAGGAATTG GTCAGCTTATGAGCTCTGGATACAAGGTGGAATTCACTGATGGAGAATGTATTGTGAAAGAAGTTCAATCTAACACACAAGTGGCCAGAATTCCTATGACCTCTCATAGGTTGTTCCCACTAGAAGCAGATGATGTGCTTGCTGCTCATGTTGTACAGAGAGATGAAGATCTCTCAACTCTCTGGCACAGAAGGTATGGCCACCTTAATAAGAGAAGCCTGAACTATCTCAATGAACATAAGTTGGTTGATGGTCTCCCCACCATCACCCATATACAACCATGTGAGGCATGTGCTCTTGGAAAACAAGCTCATCGTGCATTTCCAAAAGGGCAGGCATATAGAGCAACAACCCCACTCGAGCTTGTGCACGGAGATCTAGTTGGGCCAATGCAGACCCCATCCTATGGAGGTAACCTTTACTTCTTTCTCCTAATTGATGATTTTTCGAGACACAGCTGGGTCTATTTTCTTCAATACAAGAATGAAGCTTTACAGAAGTTCAAAGTTTTTAAGCTTGCTGTTGAGAAGCAATATTCAACTCCGGTGAAGGCCTTCCGCTCAGACCGAGGAAGAGAGTTCACCTCCGGCGCCTTCAGAGCATTCTGTGAAGAAACTGGAATAAAGCACCAACTCACTGCACCCCGAACGCCGCGTAGGCACGGCGTCGCTGAGCGACAAATTGCACCGTAA